One Halorientalis litorea DNA segment encodes these proteins:
- a CDS encoding HpcH/HpaI aldolase/citrate lyase family protein — protein MARRSLLFSPGDQPALLRKAPETGADGVIFDLEDAVAPDEKTTARDAVHEVLTDPAFDPDCEVCVRLDPVGAGAAADVAAVLDGDPRLDSVMLPKVSDAADVTALGDLLADHGAALSVLAIVESAAAVLAAEDIARADPTDALVFGAEDLAVDIGAARSVEGGETMYARQRVVLAASAAGVDALDSIHADIEDTEGLAADATTARRLGFDGKVAIHPDQIPVINDAFTPPAERVEWAERVLEASEAAAAEGRGVVRVDGEMVDAPVVARAERVLELARAGDDR, from the coding sequence ATGGCACGTCGGAGTCTCCTGTTTTCGCCCGGTGACCAGCCCGCGTTGCTGCGGAAGGCACCCGAGACGGGTGCCGACGGCGTGATTTTCGACCTCGAAGACGCCGTTGCACCCGACGAGAAGACGACGGCCCGCGACGCCGTCCACGAGGTACTCACCGACCCGGCGTTCGACCCGGACTGTGAGGTGTGCGTCCGCCTCGATCCGGTGGGTGCCGGGGCCGCCGCCGACGTGGCCGCGGTTCTCGACGGTGACCCCCGACTCGACAGCGTGATGCTCCCGAAAGTCAGCGACGCCGCCGACGTGACCGCCCTCGGCGACCTGTTGGCCGACCACGGCGCGGCACTGTCGGTCCTCGCTATCGTCGAGTCGGCGGCGGCGGTCCTCGCCGCCGAGGACATCGCTCGCGCGGACCCGACGGACGCGCTGGTGTTCGGTGCCGAGGACCTCGCTGTCGACATCGGGGCGGCTCGGTCCGTCGAGGGAGGGGAGACGATGTACGCCCGCCAGCGCGTCGTCCTCGCCGCCAGTGCCGCGGGCGTGGATGCCCTCGACAGCATCCACGCCGACATCGAGGACACCGAGGGTCTGGCGGCGGACGCGACGACGGCGAGGCGACTGGGGTTCGACGGCAAGGTCGCAATCCACCCCGACCAGATTCCGGTCATCAACGATGCCTTCACACCGCCCGCAGAGCGGGTCGAGTGGGCCGAACGCGTCCTCGAAGCGAGCGAGGCCGCCGCGGCGGAGGGCCGTGGCGTAGTCCGCGTCGACGGCGAGATGGTCGACGCACCGGTCGTCGCGCGGGCCGAACGCGTCCTCGAACTGGCACGGGCGGGCGACGACCGCTGA